One Benincasa hispida cultivar B227 chromosome 5, ASM972705v1, whole genome shotgun sequence genomic window carries:
- the LOC120077202 gene encoding uncharacterized protein LOC120077202: MEYLHLGTNLEEECPRVPTRNASQALKDAYDRWTKANDKDQVYILASLFDFLTKKHEVMMFACQIMESLKDMFGQSSIQIRHEALKYIYNVHMKESQLVKEHVLDLMTYESLLKGKGLVEGEANVAHSRNFHKDSSSGTKSDYSSSGPKKI; the protein is encoded by the exons atgGAATACCTCCACCTGGGAACCaacttggaag AGGAATGTCCTCGAGTCCCCACTCGCAATGCATCCCAAGCACTGAAGGATGCATATGACCGTTGGACGAAGGCCAATGATAAGGACCaagtctacatcttggcaagtttgTTTGACTTtcttaccaagaagcatgaaGTCATGATGTTTGCAtgtcagatcatggagtccctcaaggacatgtttggacaatcgtccaTTCAGATCCGACATGAGGCcctcaagtacatttacaatgtGCACATGAAGGAAAGCCAATTAGtgaaagaacatgttctcgacctgATG acttatGAGTCTCTTTTGAAAGGTAAGGGACTAGTagaaggagaggcaaatgttgcccattctAGAAACTTCCACAAAGATTCatcctcaggaactaagtctgaTTATTCCTCCTCTGGTCCTAAGAAGatctag